The following DNA comes from Fusarium fujikuroi IMI 58289 draft genome, chromosome FFUJ_chr03.
AGGCGTGCTCGCCGAGATTGGAAAACTTGACGAGCGACTCCTTCTTCCATCCCGTAGAACAGATCATGCTAtctgccttgagcttcttcccGGACTCTAGAAGAACATGACCGGGCTCAAGACGCTTGACATTGTCGATATGGACGCGAATCTTGCCATCGCGGACCAAGTCAAAGAAATccttgttgaagttgagaatgCTGAGACCACTGCCGATCCAGAACACGTCATACCATGGTTTCAATTTCTTGGTCTCTGGATGATTATCATAATTGATCTGGCTCAGAACGTCGTTACCCATGGACCTCCAAAATGAGCGCACAATTATGCGTCCAAACGCCGTACCATGAAGAAAGCGACGGATCGTACCGAAGCCATCCTCGTGGCCCCAGGGGCAGGGAGCAAACCAAGTCATGAAGCGAACAGTCAAGGTCTTGTCGATGCGAGCCTTCAGGGGCGTTACCCAGCGAGGCGCAATCCACACAGGGCCGTTGGTCTCGGGCTTGACGATCAGATCAACCTGAGCTCCAGCATCAACCATGGCGTATGCAACATCGTAGGCAGATTTGGCACCACCGACCACAATGGCATTCTTAACGTCCTTGACCTCATCGGCTCGAGAGCAAAACTCTTTGGCGTGGAACAGAGGCTTGCCAAAATTCTCGCTCCCTTCAAAGTGCGGCATGTTGGGTGTAGAAGTGAGGCCAGTGGCGACAACTATTCTTTTCGCTTCGATTTGACGCTCACCCCGTGGGCTTGTCACAGTAAGCTTCCAGCCGTCATCGCCGGTCTGCTGTACCTGACCGACTGTGCTGTTGAATTGGGTTCTCTCAAGTATGCCATGGTTGCGGGCATAATCAGTGAGATACTTGTGCAGAACCTTGCCGGGAATGTGATCATTCTCCTCCACGCCGTAGATGTCTTTGCTCATGGGGAAGTCAGGAAACTCGTAGGTTCCAATCATGTTGTTGGACTTGAGACCTGGGTACAGTCTGTTGGCCGACCATGTTCCTCCAATGGAGTCATTTGCTTCAAGGATGGCAACCTTTTCATCAGGGTGCGTTTCAATGTAGGCCTTGGAGGCGCCGAGGCCAAACCAACCTGTGATTAGTTCAGTTGGTGTGGAATTTTCATCGCAATGGAGCTGTACTCACCAGAGCCAATGACGACCAAGTCATATGATTCTGACATGTTGGGTAGTGTAAGATGGAACTAATTTGGATATagtgagaaagaagagacagagTGAACAGGCAGAGGAACTACGAATGCAAACGGACTGGAGAAAGTGGGCGTCTTCTACAACATGGACTGGCCGGCTGTTCCTTTACGCAATGATAAGCTTTTCTAATATCAGGTTACAGCGTTTGGGACCTCCTGCTCCAATCCAACACGCGCTATAACCCAGCGGTTCTCGAAGCTACAACTCCGATGGATCAAATGGAATGGCTGGCATCTAGATCAACATAAGCCTTGTGCTAGTGCTGCGACGACCGTATAGGAGACACTGGAAGAATTCGGAAGTGGCCCCGCCTTCCGACCGGGGGTCTGCCGAGATTACGGAACGGTCCGAAAAGGTGGATCCGGAACCCGGTCGGAGTCCGGAGGAGGGGAGAGATAACCTGGGAAAGTTAGGCCCTGAGTTGAGCTGTCTCCACGCCAAGAAAAGCGGAATTCTTATGCATCCATATGCTTCATTCTACATTTGGCAGATCGTTATTGTGGGGCCTATCAGAACGCGTCACTCCTTCATGAATATCCGGCAATAGGAAGATAAACGTGCATAATTGTGCTGAACTAATTATCATAACTGACTCGTGGCATAGCCTACTCAGTCCGGCCTTGTTATTCGTAGGTGATGTGTCCATCAACCTGCCCAGCGTCCAACCCACCCATAATCTTGATATCTGTAGCCGTGATATGTCTAGACGCATcgctaaaaagataaatgATAGCAGGCGTAAGGTCATTTGGGTCGCTGAGGCGTCTCAATGGCGGGGCCTGGTATGGCTGCTTCGCATCCCGCTCACTTTGAGTGGCCAAAACATCCCTAAACATCTGAGAATCTACGTACCCAGGTGAGATCGAGTTGACACGAATGTTGTGTTTGGCCAGCTCTACACCGAGTGCCTTTGTGAGCATAAGAACGCCACCCTTAGACGCGTTGTAGGAGGACATGCGGCAACCCGGAATAGCGATGTGAGCGCACTGAGACGCCATCATGACAATGCTACCAGGGGTTCCTTGCTTGATCAGCTGCTTGACCACGCGCTGGACAGTAAAGAATGTTCCTCGCACCTGTGAAGGAGGCGTTAGACAGTAAACAGAACCTAGGGGAGGATGGCTCCTACATTGATTTCCTGAATGCGCGTGAAATCATCCCACGACTGGTCAACAAATGGTTTATTGCAGTTAATCCCTGCGCAGGGTAGACATCCGTCAAGGGACCCGAGGGCCTCAATAGCCTGATCGACACCAGCATTCAGGCTGTCAAGTTTGGTGACGTCGGTCTGGAAGTAGTAAACCTTGGTACCAAACTCATCCTCGACGCTAGAGAATATTTCTTTGGATTTGACTTGAATGTCCAAGACGGCGACATTCGCGCCCATTTCGCAAAGAGACCGTACAGCTGCGTAACCAATACCTCCGAGGCCGCCTGTCACAATATAATTGCGACCGCGCAGCTCAAACATTGGTCGAACATTCTGAAGCTTAATATCTGCCATGGTCAAATGTGTTGCTAGATTTGTGTAAGGAGATCTTGGTTAATTGAAGATTAATTTGAGACAAACACTGAGTATCGTGTCCCCGAGCGGAATACGCGTGCTAACAAGGTGGTGGACTTGAGGCTTTATGTTGGCTGGGTCCTATGGCTTGCCCCACCTACTGTTCGGATCTCTCTTTGAGAGCCGTTGCACCATCCGTCATTCCGTATTCTCCGGTAGCGCCCGGATCGACGAACTGACAGCTGCTTATGACCTGCACGAGAGACAAATAGGCGGTGGATGCTCCCAGCTGATGCCCCAATTAACAGAATATCTCAGTAGTTGTATTGGGAGAGAGCCAAGAGTGTAAAACCAAGCGTAAAGAGACTTCAAGTTGATTTATTGGTCTATAGGATATGATATTGCAAGACCTCTTATCAAATTCATCATCCCAGCCCTGATCAGACTTGGCGAAGACCAAACGCAAACATCCCATTCGACTCTACAGCCTCTTTGTCCCTCAACTTGTTAGCAGTCTCCACACCAGCGATAGGGACGCGATATTCCAACTTCTCTTGACCCTGCGCATTCGGCACTGGATGAGGATATGGCAGGTAGGAAGGCATCAAACCCAACTGCGCTAGCACTGTTCCCTGATCCCATCCAATGTGTTCGTGATAAAGCCGGTCTCCACGGACGTTAACAACAGCGGTGAACGGTACTTCAAGCTTTCGCCCAGTAGGAGGGATCCCTGGTGCACTAGTAGTAGAAGAAGCATCAGCCCGCATATCCACGAATAGGTGTATTAGTGTAAAAGACATACAGCCAGTCAATCTGGGAATGATGAGTGCACGTGAAGATAAACTCGTCGATGACTCTATCAATACCAAGAGATCTGCTAATAAGGTAGGTTTCTGTATCTGGAGGATTTTGGAAAATGAAGTGGTCGCGGTAGAAGGCAGTCAGCTTGTCCCGACCAATCCCGCCTGTCATCTAGGTAGTATGAGTCAGCAGATACAGGTCTTTAGAAAAAGGTGAGAGGTGGGAAGGCAATTACCGTAGGCACATGATTGACATATGGCTCTTGTACCATGGTGCTCATGGTGTTCTCCACCGAGCGGTTTTCGAACTCCCAATAGGTATGTTCGTCCCAGATAACTTCTAGATCGAAGTATGGCCCGTTCATGAGGGGcttcaagaagccaagacttCGGCTGTGAGAAACAGATTCCATGTTGTAGCTAAAGTCCTTGCTGAAGGGAGTGGCAAACAAATACGATATTGCTTCGGGGTAGTTGTAAGCGGTTACCTCCTTTGTACGTTGCAAGCGTTTGGATGATTTCCCAGCAAGATGATGCAGCTGTGGGACCTTTGAGGATGCGATTGCAGAGATATCGCTATCCCCAAGATCACCAAAAATGACAGCACCTGAGATCTGGGAGAATGAGTCCACATGCGGAGCTATTTGGTTCCAAAGCACCGTTGAGTATGCTAAAAAGATGTCTATTAGCTCTCCAGTCCGGCCCTTCTGGTAATGTTCAATATCTCAACACTTACCTACGACACCAACGACGTTCTTGGGCTCAGTAGACTTTGCAGCCTCCAGTTCCTTCAGTGCCTGACTCAGAGCTACACTAGGATTGGCAAGTCCTGCTTCTGTGATCTCAGCGACAGTGTAGCCCTCTTCCGCCCATTTCATCAACGGAGACGGTACACATCCGTCGATCCGCAATGTATCACTGGTGGCTTTGCCAGTTTCGGGCACGAGGATGATTAATCCTGGTCCGGAACCACGTCTGCTGAGAGGCTCTAGAATTGTAAGGCTGACTGTAGGGTTGCGCAGACGAACAGCTGGGAGAACTGGAGGCGCGGAGAAATTGTTTTCCGACATGATCAGTATCAGTGAAATTATGCAATGATTTTCGTATGGTTTACTACCAGACTTTGGCGTAGAATGTAAGAAGTTTGCTAGTGTAGTGCTTTAGGGTTTCTTTTATGAAGGCGGAGTCTGTCATGCCATGATATAGGGAAGTACCGTTCAAGCGAATCGGATATCCGGGCCTTGCCATAAACAAAGTTACAAGGCCTGCCAGCTTCTTCCTTTGTCTGAGTTCCTTGCTTACAACGCCAAACCTACACACTTGTTCCGCACCAAGGATAGTGAACGGTGTGGCTACTGAAGGCCGGGCTCAAGCCGGCCAGAAGAAGTCCTACGGATCGCAATTCCGTTTCATATATCATAATATGAAAAAGCTTTCCGTAGCTCAGACTGTTCCGCTCGAACATGATTGGTGATAAAATCCAACCACTCATCATTGTTATACCCCGCTTCTTTCTACTATCTATTCCACCCGGTTTATTGCCTATCTCTGTACGCTGCAAAAGTCATTTTATTTCATCcgaattaaaaaaaaagaacccGACATGCGATGATGGCAGGCTTGTTCTATAACTTAGATATTCACTGAGGTCCTGGTTTAAATTGATCCGTGCGGTGCAAGGCTAATTGAACATCAGGTATAAGATTACATCAGAGCTATTCTCACAGTAAGGTTCAGCAATGAAACAAAGATCAAGATACAATTAATTAACATCGAAACAATTAATAATGATGCATCCTAGAGCCGAGACTCTTGTGGCCAGTTTCCTAAAGTGATGAAGAAACGGACGTCGGACAGAAGGATAATATTTAGCAGATTTCGGCATGACTCCTCATGAATCAATCATGTAGATGATCTGTGCAGCTTGCTTGTCCTAATTCTGCCATTTGAAACCTGGGTGTCGCCATTCAAGGTCTTGGATTTCCGAGAGAGTCTTACCAGCTAATTCTCTCTGCACATCCACTCCAGACCTTTTCTTGTTACTCCTCTCAATCGCGAAATACATGCAGATGGCAATCAAAAAGATACAAGATTGCGCTGCCAGATTCAAACCGTTACCGATTCGATATTCAGGTCCATCGAAAGGGAGAAATGCCCAAGTTGATACCAAACCTCCAATGTTGCCGAGCATCACGTTGAAGGCGACCGCAGAGGACCGAGAAGTATCCGATATGACGTTTGCTGAGACGTGGGCATTGGGGAATGCTCCCATAGCGAAGATGCCGCATACTGGTAGAAATGTTGCCGCATAGCGCACATGCGGATTAGACGTTGCCAGAAACATGCTGTACCCGACCATTGAGAATGGTGCACAGATGATTAGGAAGATGCCGCGCTTGTCCACTTTCCAGCTTATATAGCAGAATAGCATGCACATGA
Coding sequences within:
- a CDS encoding related to D-arabinitol 2-dehydrogenase; the encoded protein is MADIKLQNVRPMFELRGRNYIVTGGLGGIGYAAVRSLCEMGANVAVLDIQVKSKEIFSSVEDEFGTKVYYFQTDVTKLDSLNAGVDQAIEALGSLDGCLPCAGINCNKPFVDQSWDDFTRIQEINVRGTFFTVQRVVKQLIKQGTPGSIVMMASQCAHIAIPGCRMSSYNASKGGVLMLTKALGVELAKHNIRVNSISPGYVDSQMFRDVLATQSERDAKQPYQAPPLRRLSDPNDLTPAIIYLFSDASRHITATDIKIMGGLDAGQVDGHITYE
- a CDS encoding related to dimethylaniline monooxygenase, which gives rise to MSESYDLVVIGSGWFGLGASKAYIETHPDEKVAILEANDSIGGTWSANRLYPGLKSNNMIGTYEFPDFPMSKDIYGVEENDHIPGKVLHKYLTDYARNHGILERTQFNSTVGQVQQTGDDGWKLTVTSPRGERQIEAKRIVVATGLTSTPNMPHFEGSENFGKPLFHAKEFCSRADEVKDVKNAIVVGGAKSAYDVAYAMVDAGAQVDLIVKPETNGPVWIAPRWVTPLKARIDKTLTVRFMTWFAPCPWGHEDGFGTIRRFLHGTAFGRIIVRSFWRSMGNDVLSQINYDNHPETKKLKPWYDVFWIGSGLSILNFNKDFFDLVRDGKIRVHIDNVKRLEPGHVLLESGKKLKADSMICSTGWKKESLVKFSNLGEHAFGLPYGPKEQAQINSEFDARVKKQFPQLKQQPKLRSPPRPNAEPLRNYRFIVPPAFLSKRNIAFAGMISSVTTAVCASMQGVWISAYFDNKLVRESKSQEDITNEVMMHTQWGKWRYPAGYGASLPDFVFEGVPYVDMLLKDLGVKNRRKPSFYAELTSPYTPQDYNGVMDEYRKRVQAK
- a CDS encoding related to dienelactone hydrolase and related enzymes codes for the protein MSENNFSAPPVLPAVRLRNPTVSLTILEPLSRRGSGPGLIILVPETGKATSDTLRIDGCVPSPLMKWAEEGYTVAEITEAGLANPSVALSQALKELEAAKSTEPKNVVGVVAYSTVLWNQIAPHVDSFSQISGAVIFGDLGDSDISAIASSKVPQLHHLAGKSSKRLQRTKEVTAYNYPEAISYLFATPFSKDFSYNMESVSHSRSLGFLKPLMNGPYFDLEVIWDEHTYWEFENRSVENTMSTMVQEPYVNHVPTMTGGIGRDKLTAFYRDHFIFQNPPDTETYLISRSLGIDRVIDEFIFTCTHHSQIDWLAPGIPPTGRKLEVPFTAVVNVRGDRLYHEHIGWDQGTVLAQLGLMPSYLPYPHPVPNAQGQEKLEYRVPIAGVETANKLRDKEAVESNGMFAFGLRQV